In Syntrophorhabdaceae bacterium, the following are encoded in one genomic region:
- a CDS encoding type II secretion system F family protein produces the protein MTTFAYRARDDRGLLITGNLEANSRREAMLQLDNMGLFPLDAKEQKSAGFAVDAFLLRFQRVKHDDLIFFTRQLQTVIRAGIPMVSGLKALEEQTNNERLKVAIREVTQDIDRGQTFSDALARHRGIFSELYIGMVRAGELSGNLDEVLERLSGVLEFQMKTKEMLKSAMRYPVFVVVTLAIAFVILVNVVVPKFAPIFRSAKLDLPLPTQILLLINDIFQKYTMTAIITALALITAFVFYKRTAAGTYAIDRLKLSVPLIGDIVLKICMGRFAFILENLVRAGIPIIKTLDIVSRSVGNEYVAEKVRDIAVSIEKGRGISRPLKDAKIFPPLVIHLVATGEETGSLEEMLREVSVHYDREVTYSVNRLSAWIEPILTAGLACMVLFLALAIFMPWWDMMRAIRGG, from the coding sequence ATGACCACATTCGCATATAGAGCACGGGATGACAGGGGCCTTCTGATTACGGGAAACCTGGAGGCAAACAGTCGGAGAGAAGCCATGCTTCAGCTCGATAATATGGGACTCTTCCCTCTTGATGCCAAGGAACAGAAAAGTGCTGGATTCGCAGTCGATGCCTTTCTGCTTCGCTTTCAAAGAGTCAAGCACGACGACCTTATATTCTTCACCCGTCAGCTCCAGACGGTTATTCGCGCCGGCATTCCCATGGTGTCCGGTCTTAAGGCCCTGGAAGAGCAAACAAATAACGAACGGCTGAAGGTGGCCATCAGGGAGGTCACTCAGGATATTGACCGGGGCCAGACTTTTTCTGATGCCCTGGCCAGGCACAGGGGCATATTTTCCGAGCTCTATATAGGCATGGTACGGGCCGGCGAGCTAAGCGGCAACCTCGATGAAGTACTGGAGCGACTTTCCGGTGTACTCGAATTTCAGATGAAGACAAAGGAGATGCTCAAGTCTGCCATGCGATACCCCGTATTCGTGGTCGTGACCCTTGCGATCGCCTTTGTCATTCTTGTCAACGTGGTGGTGCCTAAGTTCGCGCCTATTTTCAGAAGCGCCAAGCTGGATCTTCCGCTCCCCACTCAAATCCTGCTTCTCATAAACGACATTTTTCAGAAATATACCATGACGGCCATCATTACGGCCCTTGCGCTCATCACAGCCTTCGTCTTCTATAAGAGGACGGCCGCAGGCACCTATGCGATCGACCGGCTAAAACTGTCGGTGCCTCTCATTGGCGACATAGTCCTGAAGATCTGTATGGGCCGGTTCGCTTTTATCCTGGAGAATCTGGTACGCGCCGGTATCCCGATAATCAAGACCCTCGACATTGTTTCCCGATCAGTTGGCAATGAATACGTGGCGGAGAAGGTTCGGGATATCGCGGTCAGCATTGAAAAGGGCAGAGGCATTTCAAGACCTCTGAAAGACGCGAAGATATTTCCACCCCTTGTAATTCATCTCGTTGCAACGGGCGAGGAGACGGGTTCTCTGGAAGAGATGCTGCGCGAGGTATCGGTCCATTACGACAGAGAAGTCACCTACTCGGTCAACCGGCTTTCAGCATGGATCGAGCCGATTCTTACGGCAGGTCTGGCGTGTATGGTGTTGTTTCTCGCACTCGCCATTTTCATGCCATGGTGGGACATGATGCGCGCGATACGGGGAGGGTGA
- a CDS encoding ATPase, T2SS/T4P/T4SS family, protein MAGKRKRLGELLLDAEKITEKDLLRALTEQKKYGDKLGKIIVRLGLLSEKEIIETVSRQLSIPIVNLNELSIPEDVLKLVSADTAKHSMAIPVMRRHNVLKLAMVDPLDIDAMDNVARIVKMEIEPLIVTEDDLRLALEKYYGLKTIVEETLDRIRQQEVTFVKDEQEDLDQDERISVDLAEEEPVVRFVNSLLAQALTDNASDIHVEPSKNQMRIRMRVDGKLREIPSPEKKMFLPIVSRIKILAGIDIAKTRTPQDGRFNIRDVSKEVGLRVSTFPTIHGEKVVLRLLDKSTALYGIDNLGLLRDDKEKIKNVLKRPYGFILSTGPTGSGKSSTLYAILNYINSSEKNIITIEDPVEYTLEGLAQAQVNPRAGLTFESGLRSILRQDPDVIMVGEIRDRETANIAVHSALTGHLVLSTLHTNDAPSAVMRLVEMGIEPFLVTSSVSCVIGQRLIRRICPECKESYYPTPSIHKTFQIKDDVLLYRGKGCPACKYKGYRGRTGIFEVLIIDDELRDLIVNKVPSEVLKKKAREKGMRVMRDDAVMKVLFGVTTIEEALNVVQED, encoded by the coding sequence ATGGCAGGCAAACGGAAACGCTTGGGCGAATTGCTCCTGGATGCAGAGAAGATCACAGAAAAGGATCTGCTCAGGGCCCTGACCGAGCAGAAGAAATATGGCGATAAGCTCGGAAAGATCATCGTGCGACTGGGACTTCTTTCCGAAAAGGAAATTATAGAAACGGTGAGCAGACAACTGAGTATCCCCATCGTCAATCTCAATGAGTTGTCCATACCCGAGGACGTGCTGAAACTTGTTTCGGCCGATACGGCCAAGCATTCCATGGCGATACCGGTGATGAGACGTCATAATGTCTTAAAGCTTGCCATGGTAGACCCTCTCGACATAGACGCTATGGATAACGTGGCCCGCATCGTGAAGATGGAGATAGAGCCACTCATTGTCACCGAGGATGATCTCAGGCTCGCGCTCGAAAAATACTATGGATTAAAGACCATCGTTGAAGAGACCCTTGACAGAATCAGGCAGCAGGAAGTTACGTTCGTCAAAGATGAACAGGAAGACCTGGACCAGGATGAACGTATATCGGTGGATCTGGCAGAGGAAGAGCCCGTTGTTCGTTTCGTCAACAGCCTTCTGGCGCAAGCATTGACCGATAATGCGAGCGATATTCACGTTGAACCCTCGAAGAACCAGATGCGCATCAGGATGAGGGTTGATGGAAAATTGAGGGAGATACCGAGCCCGGAAAAGAAGATGTTTCTGCCCATCGTGTCGAGGATCAAGATACTTGCCGGTATAGATATCGCAAAGACGAGAACTCCCCAGGACGGGCGGTTCAATATACGTGATGTTAGCAAAGAGGTCGGCCTCAGGGTTTCTACATTTCCTACCATTCACGGGGAAAAGGTGGTGCTCCGCCTCCTTGATAAGAGCACCGCGCTTTATGGTATAGACAATCTCGGTTTGCTCCGCGATGACAAAGAGAAAATCAAGAATGTGTTGAAAAGGCCTTATGGTTTTATCCTTTCAACCGGACCCACCGGAAGCGGTAAATCGAGTACCCTGTATGCCATCCTGAATTACATCAATTCTTCCGAGAAGAATATTATCACCATAGAAGATCCGGTCGAGTATACGCTGGAAGGTCTTGCCCAGGCCCAGGTGAACCCCAGGGCCGGACTCACCTTCGAGAGCGGTCTCAGGTCCATCTTAAGACAGGACCCTGATGTGATTATGGTCGGCGAGATAAGGGACAGAGAGACGGCCAATATCGCCGTCCACTCGGCGCTTACCGGTCACCTCGTGCTGTCTACGCTTCACACTAACGACGCTCCGAGCGCAGTCATGAGGTTGGTCGAAATGGGTATTGAGCCTTTTCTCGTCACTTCCTCGGTATCGTGCGTGATCGGGCAGAGGTTGATCAGGAGGATCTGTCCGGAGTGCAAGGAGTCCTACTATCCGACACCTTCGATCCACAAGACCTTTCAGATCAAAGATGACGTGCTCCTGTATAGAGGAAAAGGGTGCCCCGCCTGTAAATACAAAGGATACAGAGGACGGACCGGCATTTTCGAAGTGCTCATTATCGATGACGAGCTCAGGGATTTGATTGTCAACAAGGTACCCAGTGAAGTACTAAAGAAGAAGGCGCGAGAAAAAGGCATGAGGGTGATGAGAGACGACGCGGTAATGAAGGTGCTTTTCGGCGTTACAACCATAGAAGAGGCCCTCAACGTGGTGCAGGAGGATTAG